The Oxalobacteraceae bacterium OTU3CINTB1 genome includes a window with the following:
- a CDS encoding methyl-accepting chemotaxis protein has translation MNMLENISIGKRLAFGFTVILAFAMLITGISVWRLQGVASATADMMQVPLAKERMIGDWSSNIDSAIRRTTAIARSTDTTLGPYFADEAKASSAKSSDYQKKIEALIVDADEKELFARIGEQRKIYLSSREKLTKLKAAGELEESNKVFETVFRPCTVAYQALVADLLKMQRAKIDATAAHIDAVAASSRNLLYVLAALVLTFGVVCAWLLTTGITRPLREAVVAARRVASGDLTGHIDASAKDETGQLLAALKEMNASLLGIVTEVRSGTDHITTSSSEIAAGNQDLSRRTEQQAGALEETASSMEELTSTVKHNADNARQANQLAASAAQVAVKGGAVVAEVVGTMDSINESSKRIVDIISVIDGIAFQTNILALNAAVEAARAGEQGRGFAVVASEVRNLAQRSASAAKEIKALIGDSVDKVNQGSRLVANAGVTMEEIVSSVHRVSDIISEITAASTEQSAGINEVNQAIGSMDAVTQQNAALVEEAAAAAESMQQQAAALAQIVSVFKVNDSARPYQPIKATVPARRLNPVGRISAA, from the coding sequence ATGAACATGTTGGAAAACATCAGCATCGGCAAACGACTGGCGTTCGGCTTCACCGTTATCCTGGCGTTCGCGATGCTGATCACCGGCATCAGCGTCTGGCGCCTGCAGGGCGTGGCCTCGGCCACCGCCGACATGATGCAGGTGCCGCTGGCCAAGGAGCGCATGATCGGCGATTGGTCGAGCAATATTGATAGCGCTATCCGACGCACCACCGCGATCGCGCGCAGCACCGACACCACGCTCGGTCCCTATTTTGCGGACGAAGCCAAAGCGTCGTCGGCCAAGTCGAGCGATTACCAGAAGAAGATCGAGGCCTTGATCGTCGACGCCGACGAGAAGGAACTGTTCGCGCGCATCGGCGAGCAACGCAAGATCTACCTGTCCTCGCGCGAGAAGCTGACCAAGTTGAAGGCGGCCGGCGAGCTTGAGGAATCCAACAAGGTCTTCGAGACCGTGTTCCGTCCCTGCACCGTCGCTTATCAGGCGCTGGTCGCCGATCTGTTGAAGATGCAGCGCGCGAAAATCGACGCCACCGCCGCCCACATCGACGCCGTCGCCGCCAGCAGCCGCAATTTGCTGTACGTGCTGGCCGCGCTGGTGCTGACCTTCGGCGTGGTGTGCGCATGGTTGCTGACCACCGGTATCACCCGTCCGCTGCGCGAAGCGGTGGTGGCGGCGCGGCGTGTCGCCAGCGGCGACCTGACCGGCCATATCGACGCCAGCGCCAAGGACGAAACCGGCCAGTTGCTGGCCGCGCTGAAGGAAATGAACGCCAGCCTGCTCGGCATCGTCACCGAGGTGCGCAGCGGCACCGACCATATCACCACCTCGTCGAGCGAGATCGCAGCCGGCAACCAGGACCTGTCGCGCCGCACCGAGCAGCAGGCCGGGGCGCTGGAGGAAACCGCGTCGTCGATGGAGGAGCTGACGTCGACCGTCAAGCATAACGCCGACAACGCCCGCCAGGCCAACCAGTTGGCCGCGTCGGCCGCGCAGGTCGCCGTCAAGGGCGGCGCCGTGGTGGCCGAGGTGGTCGGCACCATGGATTCGATCAACGAGTCGTCCAAGCGCATCGTCGACATCATCTCGGTCATCGACGGCATCGCCTTCCAAACCAATATCCTGGCCTTGAACGCGGCTGTCGAAGCGGCGCGCGCCGGCGAGCAGGGACGCGGCTTCGCCGTGGTGGCGTCGGAAGTGCGCAACCTGGCGCAGCGTTCGGCGTCAGCCGCCAAGGAGATCAAGGCGCTGATCGGCGACTCGGTCGACAAGGTCAACCAGGGTAGCCGCCTGGTGGCCAACGCCGGCGTGACGATGGAGGAAATCGTCAGCAGCGTGCACCGCGTCAGCGACATCATCTCCGAGATCACCGCCGCCAGCACCGAGCAAAGCGCCGGCATCAACGAAGTCAATCAGGCGATCGGTTCGATGGACGCGGTCACGCAGCAGAACGCCGCGCTGGTCGAGGAAGCGGCGGCCGCCGCCGAATCGATGCAACAGCAGGCGGCGGCGCTGGCGCAAATCGTCAGCGTATTCAAGGTCAACGACTCGGCAAGGCCGTACCAGCCGATCAAGGCCACGGTCCCCGCACGCCGTCTAAACCCCGTAGGGCGGATTAGCGCAGCGTAA
- a CDS encoding chemotaxis protein CheW: MSSNVSELRANITASEYLAFTLGQEEYGIDIQKVSEIRSYETPTRIANAPEFVKGVVNLRGIIVPIVDMRIKFNLGTPTYDQFTVVIILNIGHRVVGMVVDRVSDVTTLLPEQIKPAPEIGSALNTDHIVGLGTLDERMLILVDIDKLMSSADMGLIENTALAA; the protein is encoded by the coding sequence ATGTCCAGCAACGTCAGCGAATTGCGCGCCAACATCACCGCCAGCGAGTATCTGGCCTTTACTCTTGGTCAAGAAGAGTACGGCATCGATATACAAAAAGTCAGCGAAATCCGCAGCTACGAGACACCCACGCGCATCGCTAATGCGCCGGAATTCGTCAAGGGCGTCGTCAACCTGCGCGGCATCATCGTGCCGATCGTCGACATGCGCATCAAGTTCAACCTCGGCACCCCGACCTATGATCAATTCACCGTCGTCATCATCCTGAACATCGGCCACCGCGTGGTCGGCATGGTGGTGGACCGCGTCTCCGACGTGACCACGCTGCTGCCCGAACAAATCAAGCCGGCGCCGGAAATCGGCTCGGCGCTCAACACCGACCATATCGTCGGCCTGGGCACCTTGGACGAGCGCATGCTGATCCTGGTCGATATCGACAAGCTGATGTCGAGCGCCGACATGGGCCTGATCGAAAACACCGCGCTGGCCGCGTAA
- a CDS encoding HD domain-containing protein: MNSLLNSWHPRLVALASAAQGADGAHDTNHLHRVWRNATLLLDDYPEADPLIVLAGCYLHDLVNLPKNDPERHLASRKAALLASRQLAELDFPPNKLAAVAHTIESHSFSAGIRPETIEAKIVQDADRLDALGAVGLARLFYTAGRMGTALAHADDPMALHRELDEKAYALDHIDTKLATLPGKMQTAAGRRLAQTRLNELTAFRDNFIAEWAASPAAP, encoded by the coding sequence ATGAATAGCTTGCTGAACAGCTGGCACCCGCGCCTGGTCGCTTTGGCCAGCGCCGCCCAGGGGGCCGATGGAGCGCACGACACCAACCACCTGCACCGCGTCTGGCGCAACGCCACCCTGCTGCTGGACGATTATCCCGAGGCCGATCCGCTGATCGTGCTGGCCGGCTGCTACCTGCACGATCTGGTCAACCTGCCCAAGAACGATCCCGAACGCCACCTGGCCTCGCGCAAGGCGGCGCTGCTGGCGAGCCGCCAGCTGGCGGAACTCGACTTCCCGCCGAATAAACTGGCAGCCGTCGCCCACACCATCGAGAGCCACAGTTTTTCGGCCGGCATCCGCCCCGAGACCATCGAAGCGAAGATCGTGCAGGACGCCGACCGCCTCGACGCCCTCGGCGCGGTCGGCCTGGCGCGGCTGTTTTATACGGCCGGCCGCATGGGCACCGCGCTGGCGCACGCCGACGACCCGATGGCGCTGCACCGCGAGCTCGATGAAAAAGCCTATGCGCTGGACCACATCGACACCAAGCTGGCCACCCTGCCCGGCAAGATGCAGACCGCCGCCGGCCGCCGCTTGGCGCAAACGCGCCTGAACGAGCTGACGGCCTTCCGCGACAACTTCATCGCCGAATGGGCCGCCAGTCCGGCGGCGCCCTGA
- a CDS encoding TCR/Tet family MFS transporter yields MTYPDSATPAAPTAATPPAPGNLNFVLICVFIDMLGIGLIVPVLPLLVGEFTGSRDDQSYWFGILSATFGLMQFIFMPMLGAFSDRVGRRPVLLYSMAGMCVNFLATAWAPNLACLFIGRVIGGMSSASMSVASAYASDISTPDNRAKSFGKVGAAFGLGFICGPMLGGLLGSVDLHLPFYVAAALSAANFAYGYFAVPESLPPSRRAPFSIAKINPFTALVKLARRRDIRGLIVTFALVTCAQMMLQTTWVLYTTFRFGWTPGQNGAALFCVGVTAAVVQAGLLGVLIKRLGEIRLSLLGLTSGCVTYLLYGLATHGWMMYVLILCNVLAFAVGPALQAIISKQTPHDQQGELMGSLQSISSIGVIFMPLIGAAILGKVSHLAAGDWRIGTTFFVCAAMQAAAIVVARRYFGSHRMESKS; encoded by the coding sequence ATGACCTACCCTGACTCGGCCACGCCCGCCGCGCCCACCGCCGCGACGCCGCCGGCGCCGGGCAATCTGAACTTCGTCCTCATTTGCGTTTTCATCGACATGCTGGGCATCGGCCTGATCGTGCCGGTGCTGCCGCTGCTGGTGGGCGAATTCACCGGCTCGCGCGACGACCAGTCCTACTGGTTCGGCATCCTGAGCGCCACCTTCGGCCTGATGCAGTTCATCTTCATGCCGATGCTGGGCGCCTTCAGCGACCGTGTCGGACGCCGTCCCGTGCTGCTGTATTCGATGGCCGGCATGTGCGTCAACTTCCTGGCCACGGCGTGGGCGCCCAACCTGGCCTGCCTGTTCATCGGCCGCGTCATCGGCGGCATGTCGTCGGCCAGCATGTCGGTGGCGTCGGCCTATGCCTCCGACATCTCGACGCCGGACAACCGCGCCAAAAGCTTCGGCAAGGTCGGCGCCGCGTTCGGCCTGGGCTTCATCTGCGGACCGATGCTGGGCGGCCTGCTGGGCAGCGTCGACCTGCACCTGCCGTTCTACGTCGCCGCCGCGCTGTCGGCGGCCAATTTCGCCTACGGTTACTTCGCCGTGCCCGAGTCGCTGCCGCCGTCGCGCCGCGCGCCGTTCAGCATCGCCAAAATCAATCCCTTCACCGCGCTGGTCAAGCTGGCGCGCCGCCGGGACATCCGCGGCCTGATCGTCACCTTCGCGCTGGTCACCTGCGCGCAGATGATGCTGCAGACCACCTGGGTGCTGTACACCACCTTCCGCTTCGGCTGGACGCCGGGCCAGAACGGCGCGGCGCTGTTCTGCGTCGGCGTCACCGCGGCCGTGGTGCAGGCCGGCCTGCTGGGGGTGTTGATCAAACGCCTGGGCGAAATCCGCCTGTCGTTGCTGGGACTGACCTCGGGCTGCGTGACCTATCTGCTGTACGGCCTGGCCACCCACGGCTGGATGATGTATGTGCTGATCCTGTGTAATGTGCTGGCGTTCGCCGTCGGCCCGGCGCTGCAGGCCATCATCTCCAAACAAACGCCGCACGACCAGCAGGGCGAGTTGATGGGATCCCTGCAGTCGATCAGCAGCATCGGCGTGATCTTCATGCCGCTGATCGGCGCCGCCATCCTCGGCAAAGTCAGCCACCTCGCGGCCGGCGACTGGCGCATCGGCACCACCTTCTTCGTCTGCGCGGCGATGCAGGCGGCGGCGATCGTGGTGGCGCGGCGCTACTTCGGCAGCCACCGCATGGAGAGCAAATCATGA
- a CDS encoding transporter substrate-binding domain-containing protein, with product MTRRLLAATLAVLLPALLPPHAAAGCSRDIAVPVSASGSGVIVEGPAIKGIFPDLLREMSRKSGCKFVFTVVPRARLVALYRVGQADILLPATRTPERDKLGTFVPMINNRPMLISIAGDRAPIASGRELLARRELRVAVVRGFDYGEEYTALVTELGKQGRLFSEVDTTAVARLLHAGAVDLTILGPTLIAGAIRGEPRVQGMEQRLRVEAIPELPWKHSGAYISRALDKDDQRTLHEALEKMAKSSQVMDTYLRYFSAELLNGNVRPR from the coding sequence ATGACGAGGCGTTTGCTCGCGGCCACGTTGGCCGTGCTGTTGCCTGCGCTGCTGCCGCCGCACGCGGCCGCCGGCTGCTCGCGCGATATCGCCGTTCCCGTTTCGGCCAGCGGCTCGGGCGTGATCGTCGAGGGGCCGGCGATCAAAGGCATCTTTCCCGATCTGCTGCGCGAGATGTCGCGCAAAAGCGGCTGCAAATTCGTCTTCACCGTGGTGCCGCGCGCGCGCCTGGTGGCGCTGTACCGGGTCGGCCAGGCCGACATCCTGCTGCCGGCGACGCGCACCCCGGAACGCGACAAGCTTGGCACCTTCGTCCCGATGATTAACAACCGCCCCATGCTCATCTCCATCGCCGGCGACCGCGCGCCCATCGCCAGCGGCCGCGAGCTGCTGGCGCGGCGCGAGCTGCGGGTGGCCGTGGTGCGCGGTTTCGACTACGGCGAGGAATACACCGCGCTGGTCACGGAATTGGGCAAGCAGGGACGTTTGTTCAGCGAGGTCGATACCACGGCGGTGGCGCGGCTGCTGCACGCGGGCGCGGTCGACCTGACCATCCTGGGGCCGACGCTGATCGCCGGCGCCATCCGCGGCGAACCGCGCGTGCAAGGCATGGAGCAGCGGCTGCGCGTGGAGGCGATCCCGGAACTGCCATGGAAACACAGCGGCGCCTACATCTCGCGCGCGTTGGACAAGGACGACCAGCGCACGCTGCACGAGGCGCTGGAGAAGATGGCCAAGTCCAGCCAGGTGATGGATACCTACCTGCGCTACTTCAGCGCGGAGCTATTGAACGGCAACGTGCGTCCGCGCTAG
- a CDS encoding CocE/NonD family hydrolase, with protein sequence MRRPVVAVLSALLSSLIVPAAVAQTAPMAPDIPAKFEAVIPDADYVKRDVMIPMRDGVKLHTVIVIPKGAQHAPIVLTRTPYNASGRAQRNISPSITATVGQGDEVMVDAGYIRVFQDVRGKYGSEGDYVMTRPLKGPLNDTRTDHATDAWDTIEWLVKNIPETNGKVGMIGSSYEGFTVLMALTDPHPALKVAVPMSPMVDGWRGDDWFHNGAFRMPNLSYIASQTSAKGSGKALATGVYDDYEGVLRAGSAADYAKQFGLDKLNYTRKLFEHPAYDSYWQHQALDKILAKRALKVPTMTVVGYWDQEDIYGAYATYAAVEPQDKANNKNFLVVGPWRHSGVNYEGSSLGALKFTGDTALEFRRDVMLPFLDQYLKDGAPAADTPPVLFYQTGVNRWQRLQQWPLACAEGCAAPLKPIYLKADFKLGFDAPSGAGGDKPGAYDEYVSDPAKPVPFVARPVRMGDANVWRPWLVSDQRGFSDRTDVLSYVTEPLKAPLRIAGAAMVNLFASTTGTDADWVVKLIDVYPDEVPSQPELGGYQLGIAMDIFRGRYRNSLENPSPITANAVERYRFALPNANHVFLPGHRVMVQIQSSWFPLYDRNPQTYVPNIFHAKAGDYKKATLKVYHAGAQASAIELPVVEEK encoded by the coding sequence ATGCGTCGTCCCGTCGTTGCCGTATTGTCCGCGTTGTTGTCCTCCCTGATCGTTCCCGCCGCGGTGGCGCAAACGGCACCGATGGCCCCCGATATTCCCGCCAAATTCGAAGCCGTCATCCCCGACGCCGACTACGTCAAGCGCGACGTCATGATCCCGATGCGCGACGGCGTCAAACTCCACACCGTCATCGTCATCCCCAAAGGCGCGCAGCACGCGCCCATCGTCCTGACCCGCACCCCGTACAACGCCAGCGGCCGCGCCCAGCGCAACATCAGCCCGAGCATCACGGCCACCGTCGGCCAGGGCGACGAGGTGATGGTGGACGCCGGCTATATCCGCGTGTTCCAGGACGTGCGCGGCAAGTACGGCTCGGAAGGCGACTACGTCATGACCCGGCCCCTCAAAGGCCCGCTCAACGACACCCGCACCGACCACGCGACCGACGCCTGGGACACCATCGAATGGCTGGTCAAAAACATCCCGGAGACCAACGGCAAGGTCGGCATGATCGGCTCCTCGTACGAGGGCTTCACCGTGCTGATGGCGTTGACCGACCCACACCCCGCGCTGAAGGTGGCCGTGCCGATGAGCCCCATGGTCGACGGCTGGCGCGGCGACGACTGGTTCCACAACGGCGCCTTCCGCATGCCCAACCTGAGTTACATCGCCAGCCAGACCAGCGCCAAGGGCAGCGGCAAGGCTCTGGCCACCGGCGTCTACGACGACTACGAAGGCGTGCTGCGCGCCGGCTCGGCGGCCGACTACGCGAAACAGTTCGGCCTCGATAAACTGAACTACACGCGCAAGCTGTTCGAGCACCCGGCCTACGACAGCTACTGGCAGCACCAGGCGCTGGACAAGATCCTCGCCAAGCGCGCGCTCAAGGTGCCCACGATGACGGTGGTCGGCTACTGGGACCAGGAGGATATCTACGGCGCCTACGCCACCTACGCGGCGGTCGAACCGCAGGACAAGGCAAACAACAAAAACTTCCTGGTGGTCGGGCCGTGGCGCCACAGCGGCGTCAATTACGAGGGTTCGAGCCTGGGCGCGCTCAAATTCACCGGCGACACGGCACTGGAATTCCGCCGCGACGTCATGCTGCCTTTCCTCGACCAATACCTGAAGGACGGCGCGCCGGCCGCCGACACGCCGCCGGTGCTGTTCTACCAGACCGGCGTCAATCGCTGGCAGCGTTTGCAGCAATGGCCGCTGGCCTGCGCCGAAGGCTGCGCGGCGCCGCTCAAGCCGATCTATCTGAAGGCGGATTTCAAACTGGGCTTCGATGCGCCGTCGGGCGCGGGCGGCGACAAGCCAGGCGCCTACGACGAATACGTGTCCGACCCGGCCAAGCCGGTGCCGTTCGTCGCGCGTCCGGTGCGCATGGGCGACGCCAACGTCTGGCGCCCATGGCTGGTCAGCGACCAGCGCGGCTTCTCCGACCGCACCGATGTGCTCAGCTACGTCACCGAACCGCTCAAGGCGCCGCTGCGGATCGCCGGCGCGGCCATGGTCAACCTGTTCGCCTCGACCACCGGCACCGACGCCGACTGGGTGGTCAAGCTGATCGACGTCTATCCGGACGAGGTGCCGTCGCAGCCGGAGCTGGGTGGCTACCAGCTGGGCATCGCGATGGACATCTTCCGTGGCCGCTACCGCAATAGCCTGGAAAACCCGTCGCCGATCACCGCCAACGCCGTCGAGAGGTACCGCTTCGCGCTGCCGAACGCCAACCACGTTTTCCTGCCGGGCCACCGGGTGATGGTGCAGATCCAGTCGAGCTGGTTCCCGCTGTACGACCGCAATCCGCAAACCTATGTGCCGAACATCTTCCACGCCAAGGCGGGCGACTACAAAAAGGCGACACTGAAGGTGTACCACGCCGGCGCGCAAGCCAGCGCGATCGAACTGCCGGTGGTGGAGGAGAAGTAA
- a CDS encoding CCDC90 family protein has product MANNFDSVEFMDTLIEGGFPDKQAKALASAMFQLIDSHLVTKSYLDMRLTELRAEFRAELAQLKSELIQWMFTILIVQTGVTAVLFKFLH; this is encoded by the coding sequence ATGGCGAACAACTTCGATTCGGTTGAGTTTATGGACACGTTAATTGAGGGCGGCTTCCCCGACAAGCAAGCGAAGGCGCTGGCATCGGCGATGTTTCAGCTAATAGACAGTCATCTCGTTACTAAGAGTTATCTGGACATGAGGCTCACCGAGCTCCGCGCCGAATTTCGCGCCGAGCTCGCCCAGCTCAAGTCAGAGTTAATACAATGGATGTTCACCATCCTCATTGTACAAACTGGCGTCACCGCTGTGCTGTTCAAATTCCTGCACTGA
- the trpS gene encoding tryptophan--tRNA ligase gives MSLPDQSQVIASAPAATAAKGPTVILTGDRPTGPLHLGHFVGSLRNRVAYQHDYKQFIMLADAQALTDNMDDTNKVHRNVVEVALDYLAVGIDPTKSTILIQSQIPELAELTFYYLNMVTVARLERNPTVKTEIALRGFERDIPAGFLTYPASQAADISAFKASIVPVGEDQIPMIEQTNEIVRRFNRIANKDILVECKALVPEIGRLPGTDGKAKMSKSLGNTINLGATAAEITAAVKKVYTDPLHLRVEDPGHLEGNVAFIYLDAFDPEKDKLEEMKAHYVRGGLGDSIVKKRLEVVLQEMLAPIRARREELAKDHGYIMQMLKEGTMRAREVAAQTADEVKAALGLRYF, from the coding sequence ATGAGTCTGCCTGACCAGTCCCAAGTTATCGCCTCGGCGCCAGCCGCCACCGCCGCCAAGGGTCCCACCGTGATCCTGACCGGCGACCGCCCGACCGGCCCCCTGCACCTGGGCCACTTCGTCGGCAGCCTGCGCAACCGCGTCGCCTACCAGCACGACTACAAGCAGTTCATCATGCTGGCCGACGCCCAGGCGCTGACCGACAACATGGACGACACCAACAAGGTGCACCGCAACGTGGTGGAAGTGGCGCTGGACTACCTGGCGGTCGGCATCGACCCAACCAAATCGACGATCCTGATCCAGTCGCAGATCCCGGAACTGGCCGAACTGACCTTCTACTACCTGAACATGGTCACCGTGGCGCGCCTCGAGCGCAACCCGACCGTCAAGACCGAAATCGCTCTGCGCGGCTTCGAGCGCGACATCCCGGCCGGCTTCCTGACCTACCCGGCCTCGCAGGCGGCCGACATCTCGGCGTTCAAGGCCTCCATCGTGCCGGTCGGCGAAGACCAGATCCCGATGATCGAACAGACCAACGAAATCGTGCGCCGCTTTAACCGCATCGCCAACAAGGACATCCTGGTCGAGTGCAAGGCCCTGGTGCCGGAGATCGGCCGCCTGCCGGGCACCGACGGCAAGGCGAAGATGAGCAAATCGCTCGGCAACACGATCAACCTGGGCGCCACCGCCGCCGAGATCACCGCCGCCGTCAAAAAGGTATATACCGATCCGCTGCACCTGCGGGTCGAAGATCCGGGCCACCTGGAGGGCAACGTCGCCTTCATCTACCTGGACGCCTTCGATCCCGAAAAGGACAAGCTCGAGGAAATGAAAGCCCACTATGTGCGTGGCGGCCTGGGTGACTCGATCGTCAAGAAGCGCCTGGAAGTGGTGCTGCAGGAGATGCTGGCGCCGATCCGCGCGCGCCGCGAGGAACTGGCCAAGGACCACGGCTACATCATGCAGATGCTGAAGGAAGGCACGATGCGCGCGCGCGAAGTGGCCGCGCAGACCGCCGATGAAGTCAAGGCCGCCCTCGGCCTGCGCTACTTCTGA
- a CDS encoding DUF1294 domain-containing protein, whose product MLPMLLLWLASVYGVASVVCFIVYAADKSAAVERRRRVSERTLLLMGLACGWPGGLLAQRWLRHKTAKTSFQIAFWCSVAVNVAAAWWLCTLY is encoded by the coding sequence ATGCTGCCGATGCTGTTGCTTTGGCTGGCGTCGGTGTACGGCGTCGCCAGCGTGGTGTGCTTCATCGTCTATGCCGCCGATAAATCGGCCGCGGTCGAACGGCGCCGCCGCGTATCGGAGCGCACCTTGCTGCTAATGGGGCTGGCCTGCGGCTGGCCGGGCGGCCTGCTGGCGCAGCGCTGGCTGCGCCATAAAACCGCCAAGACCTCGTTCCAGATCGCCTTCTGGTGCAGCGTCGCCGTCAACGTGGCCGCCGCCTGGTGGCTCTGCACTCTCTACTGA
- a CDS encoding DMT family transporter produces MWQGVLCGLLAGAMWGMVFIVPAFLTSFTALEMACGRYIAYGVIAAGLMLPRLPALLRRLDRGDIVAMIKHALAGNIVYYMLLALGVQLAGVSATSLIIGVLPISVTLMGQKDHGAVPLKQLMLPLLLVAAGIACINVDVFTHDPGHGAPLADKLLGVLCAVGALLCWTWYSVDNARYLKRNPHFSSGEWSALYGVSSGLIALVIALPMLAVFHADVTGAGAVASGRDWTLFWIVNGLLALGASVIGNHLWNVASRKVPLTLSGQLILFETLFALLYGFIYKQQPPRGLEVAAMVLLAVGVMWSVRIHALDDASGAHAG; encoded by the coding sequence ATGTGGCAAGGCGTCTTATGCGGTTTGCTGGCCGGGGCGATGTGGGGCATGGTGTTCATCGTGCCGGCGTTCCTGACGTCCTTCACCGCGCTGGAAATGGCCTGCGGGCGCTACATCGCCTACGGCGTCATCGCCGCCGGGCTGATGCTGCCACGTCTGCCCGCGCTGCTGCGCCGCCTCGATCGCGGCGACATCGTCGCGATGATCAAGCACGCATTGGCCGGTAACATCGTCTACTACATGCTGCTCGCGCTGGGCGTGCAGCTGGCCGGCGTGTCGGCGACCTCGCTGATCATCGGCGTGCTGCCGATATCGGTCACCCTGATGGGACAAAAGGATCACGGCGCGGTGCCGCTCAAGCAGCTGATGCTGCCCTTGCTGCTGGTGGCGGCGGGCATCGCCTGCATCAACGTCGACGTCTTCACCCACGACCCCGGCCACGGCGCTCCGCTGGCCGACAAGCTGCTCGGCGTATTATGCGCGGTCGGCGCGCTGCTATGCTGGACCTGGTATTCGGTCGACAACGCGCGCTACCTGAAGCGCAATCCGCATTTCAGCAGCGGCGAGTGGTCGGCGCTGTATGGCGTATCGAGCGGCTTGATCGCGCTGGTCATCGCGCTGCCGATGCTGGCCGTGTTCCATGCCGACGTCACCGGCGCCGGCGCGGTGGCCAGTGGGCGCGACTGGACGCTGTTCTGGATCGTCAACGGACTGCTCGCGCTGGGGGCGTCGGTGATTGGCAACCACCTGTGGAATGTCGCCAGCCGAAAGGTGCCGCTGACGTTGTCGGGCCAGTTGATCCTGTTCGAGACGCTGTTCGCGCTGTTGTACGGGTTTATCTACAAGCAGCAGCCGCCGCGCGGCTTGGAGGTCGCGGCGATGGTGCTGCTGGCCGTCGGTGTCATGTGGTCGGTGCGCATCCACGCGCTGGACGACGCCAGCGGGGCCCACGCCGGCTAG
- a CDS encoding FMN-binding negative transcriptional regulator gives MYLPAAFAEDRLEVRHGLMRAYPLATLILADADGVTADLIPFMLYAGEGAHGLGVLRAHVARANPLWRKLEAGARCLVMFQGPDSYISPTWYETKRTTHKVVPTWNYAVVQARGEARVVDDAAWLRRQLDDLTASQEGGMPAPWKPSDAPADFLAANMKAIVGIEIAIDSLIGKWKVSQNRGEPDRRGVVEGLRERSDGAMASLVAERIAKA, from the coding sequence ATGTATTTGCCCGCCGCCTTTGCCGAAGACCGCCTTGAAGTCCGCCACGGCTTGATGCGCGCCTATCCGCTCGCCACCCTCATCCTGGCCGACGCCGACGGCGTCACCGCCGACCTGATTCCCTTCATGCTGTACGCCGGCGAGGGCGCGCATGGACTCGGGGTGCTGCGCGCCCACGTCGCCCGCGCCAATCCGCTTTGGCGCAAGCTGGAGGCGGGCGCCCGGTGCCTGGTCATGTTCCAGGGGCCGGACAGCTACATCAGCCCGACCTGGTATGAGACCAAACGCACCACCCACAAGGTCGTCCCGACCTGGAACTACGCGGTGGTTCAGGCGCGCGGCGAGGCTCGCGTAGTGGATGATGCAGCGTGGCTGCGGCGCCAGCTCGATGACCTGACCGCGTCGCAGGAGGGCGGCATGCCGGCGCCGTGGAAACCGTCCGATGCCCCGGCCGATTTTTTGGCCGCGAACATGAAGGCCATCGTCGGTATCGAGATAGCCATCGACAGTTTGATCGGCAAATGGAAAGTCAGCCAGAATCGCGGCGAGCCGGATCGGCGCGGCGTGGTGGAGGGATTGCGGGAGCGCTCGGATGGCGCGATGGCGTCGTTGGTCGCCGAGCGCATCGCCAAGGCCTGA
- a CDS encoding LON peptidase substrate-binding domain-containing protein: MSSIPLFPLNTILFPDGHLPLQVFEVRYLDMIKRCIARGEEFGVVSLVEGTEIRVPDKQETLSDAGTMARIVDWTAPLPGLLQISCIGTTRFQVKSAEQLKHGLWMAEVDTVAEDMVVPVPTEQQDVANALGALIRSLQKKQISTAKMPLAPPYRLDEAGWVANRWCELLRLDLEEKQRLLLQENPVLRLELIQDVLSENGLLD; encoded by the coding sequence ATGTCGTCAATTCCCTTATTCCCGCTGAATACAATCCTGTTTCCGGATGGACATTTGCCATTGCAAGTGTTCGAAGTGCGCTATCTCGATATGATCAAGCGCTGCATCGCCCGTGGCGAAGAGTTCGGCGTTGTTTCGCTGGTAGAGGGAACCGAAATCCGGGTGCCGGACAAGCAGGAGACCTTGTCCGACGCCGGCACGATGGCGCGCATCGTCGACTGGACCGCGCCGTTGCCGGGACTGCTGCAAATATCGTGCATCGGCACCACGCGCTTCCAGGTCAAGTCGGCCGAGCAGCTCAAGCACGGCTTGTGGATGGCGGAAGTCGACACCGTCGCCGAGGACATGGTGGTGCCCGTGCCCACTGAGCAGCAGGATGTCGCCAACGCGCTTGGCGCGCTGATCCGCTCGCTGCAAAAGAAACAGATATCGACCGCCAAGATGCCGCTGGCGCCGCCATACCGGCTCGACGAAGCCGGCTGGGTCGCCAATCGCTGGTGCGAGCTGCTGCGGCTCGATCTGGAGGAGAAGCAGCGCTTACTGCTGCAGGAAAACCCGGTGCTGCGGCTGGAGCTGATCCAGGACGTGTTGAGCGAGAACGGCCTGCTGGACTGA